A stretch of the Limisphaera ngatamarikiensis genome encodes the following:
- a CDS encoding vWA domain-containing protein — protein MITFAHPWVLLLLPCLAWLAWVRRRRAVPAAFLYSSARLMRGLVPLRRRGPSWWLQMLRGLGLACGIVALAQPRWSHSETRITASGVDIVVVFDMSGSMAAEDFIVEGRRINRMEMSRRVLRGFIERRPNDRIGLVVFATDAYVAVPPTLDHDYLLRTLERLELGDIPGDQTAIGMGLASALNRLREVPGKSRVVILMTDGQNNAGKIDPLTAAEAAQAMGVRVYTIGVGTRGRAPTPVQDVFGRKFYRWVDVDIDEETLRSIADRTGGRYYRADDAGRFEEIYREIDRLEKTEVEVKSYARHRELFGWWVAMALVLLVIEVVLAETVWRRLP, from the coding sequence ATGATCACGTTTGCCCATCCGTGGGTGTTGCTGTTGCTTCCGTGTCTGGCGTGGCTGGCATGGGTGCGGCGACGCCGGGCGGTGCCGGCGGCGTTTTTGTATTCGTCGGCGCGATTGATGCGGGGTTTGGTCCCGTTGCGTCGGCGCGGGCCGTCGTGGTGGTTGCAGATGCTGCGGGGTCTGGGCCTGGCGTGTGGCATTGTGGCGTTGGCACAGCCGCGTTGGAGCCACAGTGAGACACGGATCACTGCGAGCGGGGTGGACATTGTGGTGGTGTTTGACATGTCGGGCAGCATGGCGGCGGAGGATTTCATCGTGGAGGGGCGCCGAATCAACCGGATGGAGATGTCGCGGCGGGTGTTGCGGGGGTTTATTGAGCGGAGGCCGAACGACCGGATCGGACTGGTGGTGTTTGCCACGGATGCTTATGTGGCGGTGCCGCCGACGCTGGATCATGATTACCTGCTGCGGACGCTGGAACGGTTGGAGCTGGGCGACATTCCGGGGGACCAGACGGCGATCGGAATGGGGCTGGCCAGCGCACTGAACCGGTTGCGGGAGGTGCCGGGAAAAAGCCGCGTGGTGATTCTCATGACCGACGGCCAGAACAACGCCGGCAAGATTGATCCGCTCACGGCGGCGGAGGCTGCGCAAGCGATGGGGGTTCGGGTCTACACCATTGGCGTGGGGACGCGCGGGCGGGCCCCCACGCCGGTACAGGATGTGTTTGGCCGGAAATTTTACCGTTGGGTGGACGTGGACATTGACGAGGAGACGTTACGATCGATCGCGGATCGCACGGGGGGCCGGTACTATCGGGCGGACGATGCCGGGCGGTTCGAGGAGATTTACCGGGAGATTGACCGTTTGGAAAAGACGGAGGTTGAGGTGAAGAGCTATGCGCGGCACAGGGAATTGTTTGGTTGGTGGGTTGCGATGGCCCTGGTTTTGCTGGTGATCGAGGTGGTGCTGGCGGAGACGGTTTGGCGCAGGTTGCCCTGA
- a CDS encoding vWA domain-containing protein — protein sequence MHFAEPQFLSLAVVVPVLLAALLWWGARVRRRLRAQFVPPRLLEVLLVGWSAARERGRLLLLTAACACLLLALARPQWGYTVEEVRQRGLDIVVAVDVSRSMLAADVPPNRLTRAKLAVQDLLRVARTDRFALVAFAGSAVLLCPLTWDDAAFLQSLDALEVGTVSDTGTSLAAALQAAERAFSAREDNYRVVVLLTDGEDHEGGALEAARRLGGQGIRLITVGVGTPEGDLIRVRDARGREDYVRDEAGQVVKSRLVEGLLRQMAEATPGGFYLPLQGPRVMETLYERGLADLPRREGTERFVRRLRDRYHWPLAMALVLTAVEWLWPERHRRGGRRGVLASVMVFWLLGISGLTPAWAASAARGLREYEKGHYDAARREFEALLEKRPADERLRFNAGASAYRQGRFDEAATYFEEASRSQDLRLQEWSYYNRGNSLYRLGEAETDLNRRRALWEEALRQYMNALRLNTNNADAQYNLEFVRKRLEELPPPSQQQQSSSGDQQNQQSQRRDRPSGQQEQGAQSRSEPSANANSGQHEEREEAARSGEPQGSEQQAMQPPEARERGPSGREESEGNRGAEERSGRPDRMTPEEAERLLDTLRGDERRLPPEKTTTRGARSRSRKDW from the coding sequence ATGCATTTTGCGGAACCACAATTTCTGAGTTTGGCGGTGGTTGTGCCGGTCCTGCTGGCGGCGCTGCTGTGGTGGGGCGCGCGGGTGCGACGTCGATTGCGCGCGCAATTTGTGCCCCCGCGGCTGCTGGAGGTCTTGCTGGTGGGGTGGTCGGCGGCCCGGGAGCGGGGTCGGCTGCTGCTTTTGACGGCTGCCTGCGCGTGTTTGTTGCTGGCGCTGGCCCGGCCGCAGTGGGGCTACACAGTGGAGGAGGTGCGGCAGCGCGGGTTGGACATTGTGGTGGCGGTGGACGTTTCGCGGAGCATGCTGGCGGCGGACGTGCCGCCCAACCGGCTGACGCGGGCCAAGCTGGCGGTCCAGGACCTGTTACGGGTGGCCAGGACGGATCGGTTTGCGTTGGTGGCGTTTGCCGGCTCGGCGGTGCTGTTGTGTCCGCTGACGTGGGACGATGCGGCGTTTTTGCAGAGTCTGGATGCGCTGGAGGTGGGCACGGTGTCCGACACGGGCACGAGCCTGGCAGCAGCCTTGCAGGCGGCGGAGAGGGCTTTTTCGGCCCGTGAAGACAATTATCGGGTGGTGGTGCTGCTGACGGATGGTGAGGATCACGAGGGTGGCGCGTTGGAGGCGGCGCGGCGGCTGGGTGGTCAGGGGATCCGACTCATTACGGTGGGCGTGGGCACGCCGGAGGGGGATTTGATCCGCGTCCGGGATGCGCGGGGTCGCGAGGATTACGTGCGGGACGAGGCCGGGCAGGTGGTCAAGTCGCGCCTGGTGGAGGGGTTGTTGCGGCAGATGGCCGAGGCAACGCCCGGTGGATTTTATCTGCCCCTGCAGGGCCCCCGGGTGATGGAGACGCTGTATGAGCGGGGATTGGCCGATTTACCGCGCAGGGAGGGGACGGAGAGGTTTGTGCGGCGGCTACGGGACCGGTACCACTGGCCGCTTGCGATGGCGCTGGTGCTGACGGCTGTGGAGTGGTTGTGGCCGGAGCGTCATCGTCGTGGCGGGCGGCGAGGCGTTCTGGCGAGCGTGATGGTGTTCTGGTTGTTGGGGATCTCGGGGTTGACACCGGCGTGGGCGGCCTCGGCGGCTCGGGGTTTGCGGGAGTACGAGAAGGGCCATTATGACGCAGCGCGGCGCGAGTTTGAGGCACTGCTCGAGAAACGGCCGGCGGATGAGCGTTTGCGCTTCAACGCGGGTGCCAGCGCCTATCGTCAGGGACGGTTCGATGAAGCGGCCACCTACTTTGAGGAGGCGAGCCGGAGTCAGGATCTGCGTCTGCAGGAGTGGTCGTATTACAACCGTGGCAACAGTCTCTACCGGCTGGGGGAGGCGGAGACGGATCTGAACCGGCGCAGGGCCTTGTGGGAGGAGGCGCTGCGTCAGTACATGAACGCCTTGCGTTTGAACACGAACAACGCCGACGCGCAGTACAATCTCGAATTTGTTCGGAAACGGCTGGAGGAATTGCCGCCCCCGTCCCAACAGCAGCAATCGTCTTCGGGCGACCAGCAGAATCAGCAATCGCAGCGCCGGGACCGGCCTTCCGGGCAACAGGAACAAGGTGCGCAATCCCGGTCGGAGCCGTCGGCGAACGCGAATTCGGGTCAGCACGAGGAGCGTGAGGAAGCGGCGCGTTCCGGGGAACCGCAGGGATCGGAGCAGCAGGCGATGCAGCCGCCGGAGGCGAGGGAGCGCGGACCTTCAGGAAGGGAGGAATCGGAGGGGAATCGTGGCGCGGAGGAGCGGTCCGGCAGACCCGATCGGATGACACCCGAGGAAGCGGAACGATTGTTGGACACACTGCGTGGGGACGAGCGGAGGTTACCACCGGAGAAGACGACAACACGCGGCGCTCGATCGCGTTCGCGCAAGGATTGGTGA
- a CDS encoding AsmA family protein yields the protein MNTAPVSRSRRVLKALLIAAGGLIVLLGLAWWIGTSNFFFQRFILPRLSRQLGVHIEVARAEIHPLSRVVLHEIRIQTATGQPILQAAQLRVRHHLMRLLGGQLDLEELLLDNPSLQVLLDARGHSNLDPLLQALQPPDSRPTSAAKPASPPPALRIGRLEIRNGAVLLRVTNNASEVLQISAGSIRLQIENVANDQKATLSAGCAIQADHGPASAPPTRHLEATFETRAGFALDPALQPRELTLESTASVTRAGGSWQPWANLRATLTAQLDPARLRELALRFFQGDQPLASLEIQGPLNWQIGQAELHLALTDLDARLLNLIGSIYGFDFGPTRGALHADLVASPQRQQITLAAKADLTPLQIRKTDIVTPATDLQVRFRATWDRTAEAVTLQELRCDGRHGPSPWLEAALSAPITWHPTRGLSAATNAALHIQIRDLDLADWKAVIGDTVRSGRVNLSLHMDADPNATEARILARADLQNLAAVVADRPWENLAIACELPILITRHGAWSLTNGLLRVAHGPSPLLHAALAGTGRFPEPDDEINLDLTAYPATGLALLQPAAKAGLQAGELHTRLRVRRQSGRVETRGSLQLRQLAGAWIPTNQPAPELNATLEIRTGPDGWELAPFDALLTAQGRPAGRIWLSAIYHPTNGACTFTARVDRLLHAAVAPWLATFLTNGPWIESLECNASAAGSWNPTAPSRIQASMSLTNLVLRPRPTATPAAPLALDLQTDLGLSPREIRIHDFRTRLDPQPGLPNELKLLGTLQRETDASPWSGAIELLADSLDLTRLWSVWQSLAPTETTGPAPAPVPPSEPTPVLLPIENGRLDVKLGRVRLLELELTQTSVRALLHTNHIRIQSLDALVNGAPLRGSAEVDLSVPGYRYRVALSASTVPLPPLISVFAPERRDQLAGTASLELDLIGQGFTGTNLQQHLQGRAGLLATNLNLSIAQVRSPLLQTVLNVVLGLPDLIRNPAAGVGRLLGQLLGAPGARSGWTDRLLNAPVDVLAVQAEAGQGQIRLTSAQLRSAAFDARASGTIRVAPDLTRSELHLPIHLALERSLAAQIGRTGQPDQAYVPLPDFVTLRGTLNEPKAEFDKLALLGLATSGSASVLRNVGGAAAQQAGNVLGTLGQLLTPTTVPTQTNTPAATNTPPATNSPVVPPNPVQGLLDLLKPHSR from the coding sequence ATGAACACGGCACCGGTGAGTCGATCGCGTCGGGTTCTCAAGGCGCTGCTGATCGCCGCGGGAGGTCTCATCGTCCTGTTGGGCCTTGCGTGGTGGATCGGCACCAGCAATTTCTTCTTCCAACGCTTCATTCTGCCGCGCCTGTCGCGGCAGCTCGGGGTCCACATCGAGGTGGCGCGCGCGGAAATTCACCCCCTGAGCCGCGTCGTCCTGCACGAGATTCGCATCCAAACCGCCACCGGACAGCCCATCCTGCAAGCCGCACAGCTCCGGGTCCGCCATCACCTGATGCGACTTCTGGGCGGGCAGCTCGACCTCGAAGAGCTCCTGCTGGATAACCCCAGCCTCCAGGTGCTCCTCGATGCCCGGGGCCACAGTAACCTCGATCCCCTGCTCCAGGCACTCCAACCTCCGGACTCACGACCAACTTCCGCCGCCAAACCGGCTTCACCACCCCCCGCCCTCCGAATCGGACGTCTGGAAATCCGCAACGGCGCGGTCCTCCTCCGGGTCACCAACAACGCCTCAGAGGTCCTGCAAATTTCGGCAGGCTCGATCCGCCTGCAGATCGAGAACGTTGCCAACGATCAAAAGGCCACGCTTTCCGCAGGATGCGCGATTCAGGCCGATCACGGGCCGGCTTCTGCCCCGCCCACGCGACATCTCGAGGCAACTTTTGAAACCCGGGCCGGGTTCGCCCTGGACCCCGCACTTCAACCAAGAGAGCTCACACTCGAAAGCACCGCCAGCGTTACCAGGGCCGGCGGCTCATGGCAGCCATGGGCCAACCTCAGGGCCACCCTGACGGCCCAACTCGATCCCGCCCGGCTCCGCGAGCTCGCGCTCCGATTCTTCCAAGGCGATCAACCCCTGGCCTCACTTGAGATCCAGGGCCCACTCAACTGGCAGATTGGACAAGCCGAGCTTCACCTCGCACTGACCGACCTCGACGCGCGTCTCCTCAACCTCATCGGCTCCATCTACGGGTTCGATTTCGGCCCAACCAGGGGAGCCCTTCACGCCGATTTGGTCGCCTCCCCGCAACGCCAACAAATCACCCTGGCAGCGAAAGCCGACCTCACCCCGCTCCAAATCCGGAAAACCGACATCGTCACACCCGCCACGGACCTGCAGGTTCGTTTCCGAGCCACTTGGGATCGCACCGCAGAAGCTGTCACCCTCCAGGAACTCCGGTGCGACGGCCGCCACGGCCCGAGTCCATGGCTGGAAGCCGCGCTCTCCGCCCCGATCACCTGGCATCCAACCCGGGGCCTCTCCGCCGCCACCAACGCCGCGCTCCACATCCAAATCCGCGACCTCGACCTCGCAGACTGGAAAGCCGTCATCGGCGATACCGTCCGTTCCGGACGGGTCAACCTGAGCCTTCACATGGACGCCGATCCCAACGCCACGGAAGCCCGCATCCTGGCCCGCGCCGACCTTCAAAACCTCGCTGCTGTCGTGGCCGACCGGCCCTGGGAAAACCTCGCCATCGCCTGTGAGCTACCCATCCTCATCACCCGGCACGGTGCGTGGTCGCTGACCAACGGCCTCCTGCGCGTGGCTCACGGGCCGAGTCCCCTATTGCACGCCGCCCTGGCCGGCACCGGCCGATTCCCCGAACCCGACGACGAAATCAACCTCGACCTCACCGCCTACCCGGCCACCGGCCTCGCCCTCCTCCAACCCGCCGCCAAAGCCGGTCTCCAAGCCGGCGAACTCCACACCCGGCTCCGCGTCCGGCGCCAATCGGGGCGGGTCGAAACCCGGGGCAGCCTGCAACTCCGACAACTCGCAGGCGCATGGATCCCAACCAACCAACCCGCCCCGGAGCTCAACGCCACCCTTGAAATCCGCACAGGACCGGACGGCTGGGAATTGGCACCCTTCGACGCGCTCTTGACCGCTCAGGGGCGGCCGGCCGGCCGCATCTGGCTTTCCGCCATCTACCACCCAACCAATGGCGCCTGCACCTTCACCGCCCGGGTGGACCGGCTCCTCCATGCCGCAGTGGCACCCTGGTTGGCAACCTTCCTCACCAACGGGCCGTGGATCGAATCGCTGGAATGCAACGCCTCCGCGGCAGGCTCATGGAACCCCACCGCGCCCTCCCGCATTCAGGCCAGCATGAGCCTCACCAACCTCGTGCTCCGACCGCGGCCCACCGCCACACCGGCAGCACCGCTCGCCCTGGACCTCCAAACCGACCTGGGCCTCTCCCCGCGAGAAATCCGGATCCACGACTTTCGTACACGCCTGGACCCGCAGCCCGGCCTCCCCAACGAACTCAAACTGCTCGGCACCCTCCAACGGGAGACAGACGCATCACCCTGGAGCGGCGCAATCGAGCTCCTGGCCGATTCGCTCGATCTGACCCGGCTCTGGTCGGTCTGGCAGTCCCTGGCCCCGACCGAAACGACCGGACCCGCTCCCGCTCCGGTACCACCCTCCGAACCAACACCCGTCCTCCTTCCCATTGAGAACGGCCGCCTGGACGTGAAGCTGGGACGAGTCCGACTTCTCGAACTCGAACTCACCCAAACCTCCGTGCGGGCACTCCTGCACACCAACCATATCCGGATCCAATCCCTCGACGCCCTCGTCAACGGCGCGCCGCTCCGGGGCTCGGCCGAGGTGGACCTCTCCGTCCCCGGCTACAGGTACCGCGTCGCTCTTTCGGCCAGTACAGTCCCCCTGCCACCCCTGATCTCCGTCTTCGCCCCCGAGCGCCGCGACCAGCTGGCGGGGACAGCTTCCCTCGAACTGGACCTGATCGGTCAGGGCTTCACAGGAACCAACCTGCAGCAGCACCTGCAGGGTCGTGCAGGGCTCCTGGCCACCAACCTCAACCTCTCCATCGCACAGGTGCGCAGCCCCCTCCTCCAAACCGTCCTGAACGTCGTCCTGGGCCTGCCCGACCTGATCCGAAATCCCGCTGCCGGGGTCGGCCGGCTGCTCGGCCAACTCCTGGGCGCGCCCGGTGCCCGCAGCGGTTGGACAGATCGCCTCCTGAACGCGCCCGTGGACGTCTTGGCCGTCCAGGCCGAAGCCGGCCAGGGCCAAATCCGCCTCACCTCGGCACAGCTCCGCAGCGCCGCCTTCGATGCCCGTGCCAGCGGGACCATCCGGGTGGCACCGGACCTGACCCGATCCGAACTCCACCTGCCCATCCACCTCGCCCTCGAGCGCTCCCTCGCCGCCCAGATCGGCAGAACCGGACAGCCCGACCAGGCCTACGTGCCCCTGCCTGATTTCGTGACCCTGCGCGGGACGCTGAATGAACCGAAAGCAGAATTCGACAAGCTGGCCCTCCTGGGATTGGCAACCTCCGGCAGCGCCTCCGTTCTCCGCAACGTCGGCGGCGCAGCCGCCCAGCAGGCCGGAAACGTGCTCGGCACCCTCGGGCAACTCCTGACCCCAACCACCGTCCCCACCCAAACCAACACCCCCGCCGCAACCAACACCCCGCCCGCCACCAACAGCCCGGTGGTACCGCCGAACCCCGTGCAAGGTCTCCTCGACCTCTTGAAACCGCACTCCCGCTAA
- a CDS encoding AAA family ATPase, which yields MSVNIAAIQSAVQEAGAFVRPLFQELGKVIVGQTYLTERLVMGLLANGHVLLEGVPGLAKTLAVKTLAQCLQVKFSRLQFTPDMLPADVIGTQIYNPHTGTFSTRKGPIFAHLVLADEINRAPAKVQSALLEAMQERQVTIGDQSFRLEEPFLVLATQNPIEQEGTYPLPEAQVDRFMMKLRIGYPSRAEERQILDLMARTSGLPQVRPVVEPEQILRAREVLNDIYVDDKVKDYIVDVVCATRNPEEYKIPVREYIQLGASPRATISLTLAAKAHAFLRGRGYVTPQDVKTVGMDVLRHRVMITYEAEAEEKTPETIIQKIFDELPVP from the coding sequence ATGAGTGTGAATATTGCTGCGATTCAGTCGGCGGTGCAGGAGGCCGGCGCGTTTGTGCGGCCCTTGTTTCAGGAGTTGGGGAAAGTGATCGTGGGCCAGACCTATCTGACCGAACGGCTGGTGATGGGGCTCCTGGCCAACGGTCATGTATTGCTGGAGGGTGTGCCGGGCCTGGCGAAGACGTTGGCGGTGAAGACGCTGGCGCAGTGCCTGCAGGTGAAGTTTTCGCGACTGCAGTTCACGCCGGATATGTTGCCGGCGGACGTGATCGGCACGCAGATTTACAATCCGCACACGGGGACGTTCAGCACGCGGAAGGGGCCGATTTTTGCGCATTTGGTGCTGGCGGATGAGATCAACCGGGCGCCCGCCAAGGTGCAGAGCGCGCTACTGGAGGCGATGCAGGAGCGGCAGGTGACCATCGGGGATCAGAGTTTCCGGCTGGAGGAACCGTTTCTCGTGTTGGCGACGCAGAATCCGATCGAGCAGGAGGGGACCTATCCGTTACCGGAGGCGCAGGTGGATCGGTTCATGATGAAGCTGCGGATCGGGTACCCCTCGCGGGCGGAGGAGCGGCAGATTTTGGATTTGATGGCGCGGACGTCGGGTCTGCCGCAGGTCCGACCCGTGGTGGAACCGGAGCAGATTTTGCGGGCGCGGGAGGTGCTGAACGACATCTACGTGGACGACAAGGTGAAGGACTACATTGTGGATGTGGTGTGCGCGACGCGGAATCCGGAGGAGTACAAGATTCCGGTGCGCGAGTACATTCAGTTGGGGGCGTCGCCGCGGGCGACGATCAGTTTGACGCTGGCCGCCAAGGCGCATGCGTTTTTGCGGGGTCGCGGGTATGTGACGCCGCAGGACGTGAAGACGGTGGGGATGGACGTGCTGCGGCACCGGGTCATGATCACCTACGAGGCCGAGGCGGAGGAAAAGACTCCGGAGACGATCATCCAGAAGATTTTTGACGAGTTGCCGGTGCCGTGA
- a CDS encoding DUF58 domain-containing protein, translated as MIPREILKKIRQIEIRTNRLVTETLAGQYHSVFRGQGMNFEEVREYQPGDEVRAIDWNVTARMNHPFVKRFVEERELTVLLVVDVSGSGWFGSVEPSKRELAAEVASVLAFSALRNNDKVGLVLFSEGVEAFVPPRKGRRHVLRVIREILFYEPRRRGTDLPAALEFVLRVMRRRAIVVLISDFLATEPSGAGPAAVLQPRTMGPMFQLAPLGPDTVSLLRQVNRRHDLVAVQVLDRYEAELPALGRLMLEDVETGELLEIDTGDARRREQFSEQQARRQAELARTFRMAGVDAILLRTDRPYEGELARFFEMREHRRRHGG; from the coding sequence ATGATTCCGCGCGAGATTCTCAAAAAGATCCGGCAGATCGAGATTCGCACGAACCGGCTGGTGACCGAGACGCTGGCGGGGCAGTACCACAGCGTGTTTCGGGGTCAGGGGATGAACTTTGAGGAGGTGCGGGAGTACCAGCCGGGGGACGAGGTTCGGGCGATTGACTGGAATGTGACGGCGCGGATGAACCATCCGTTCGTCAAGCGGTTTGTGGAGGAGCGGGAGTTGACGGTGTTGTTGGTGGTGGATGTGAGCGGGTCGGGATGGTTCGGTTCGGTGGAGCCTTCGAAGCGGGAGCTGGCGGCGGAGGTGGCGAGTGTGCTGGCGTTTTCGGCGCTGCGGAACAATGACAAGGTGGGGCTGGTGTTGTTTTCGGAGGGGGTGGAGGCTTTTGTGCCGCCGCGAAAGGGGCGACGGCATGTGCTGCGGGTGATCCGGGAGATCCTGTTTTACGAACCGCGCCGGCGGGGGACGGATCTGCCGGCGGCGTTGGAGTTTGTGTTACGGGTGATGCGGCGTCGGGCGATTGTGGTGTTGATTTCGGACTTTTTGGCGACCGAGCCGTCGGGGGCGGGTCCGGCTGCAGTGCTGCAGCCGCGGACGATGGGTCCGATGTTTCAACTGGCGCCCCTGGGTCCGGACACGGTGAGTTTGTTGCGGCAGGTGAACCGGCGTCATGATCTTGTGGCGGTGCAGGTGCTGGATCGCTACGAGGCGGAGCTGCCGGCGTTGGGGCGATTGATGTTGGAGGACGTGGAAACGGGCGAGCTGTTGGAGATTGACACCGGGGACGCGCGCCGGCGGGAACAGTTTTCCGAGCAACAGGCCCGGCGTCAGGCGGAGCTGGCGCGCACGTTTCGAATGGCGGGTGTGGATGCCATTTTGCTGCGGACGGACCGGCCGTATGAGGGTGAACTGGCGCGGTTTTTTGAGATGCGGGAACATCGGAGGCGCCATGGCGGCTGA
- a CDS encoding shikimate kinase yields MRAGCARAGYGWGVAVERDIRNVALIGFMGSGKSAVGKLVAAELGFDFLDTDEKIEQAAGMSIPEIFRSLGEAGFREWERRIVRSLAGLRNTVIATGGGLPTYDDHLERLKEHSLVVCLWASPEVLFERVRHHTHRPLLQTEDPLQRIRELLARREPWYRRADVMIGTEQRSIREVAAQVIHAFRLHTRARA; encoded by the coding sequence ATGCGTGCGGGATGCGCCCGGGCCGGCTATGGATGGGGTGTGGCGGTGGAACGGGACATTCGAAATGTGGCGTTGATCGGGTTCATGGGATCCGGGAAAAGTGCCGTCGGTAAACTGGTGGCGGCCGAGCTCGGATTCGACTTCCTCGACACGGACGAGAAAATCGAGCAGGCGGCCGGGATGAGCATCCCCGAGATTTTCCGGTCCCTGGGCGAGGCCGGGTTTCGCGAATGGGAACGCCGGATCGTGCGGTCCCTGGCGGGGCTGCGGAACACGGTGATTGCGACCGGCGGGGGTTTGCCGACCTATGACGATCATTTGGAGCGGCTGAAGGAGCATTCGTTGGTGGTGTGTTTATGGGCGTCGCCCGAAGTGTTGTTTGAGCGGGTTCGGCATCACACGCACCGGCCGTTGCTGCAGACGGAGGATCCGCTGCAGAGGATCCGCGAGCTGTTGGCGCGGCGAGAGCCGTGGTACCGCCGGGCGGATGTGATGATCGGGACGGAGCAACGGTCCATTCGCGAGGTTGCCGCGCAGGTGATACATGCCTTTCGACTCCATACCCGGGCCCGGGCCTGA
- the queG gene encoding tRNA epoxyqueuosine(34) reductase QueG has protein sequence MPFDSIPGPGPEPLAQRLRTEVQSGAAVLPVDPEGHAARERIRSRALELGFDECRFTTADPPARGPFLERWLAEGRHGRMQWLARRVERRTDPRKVLPGASTLVMVAVSYGQPEGFEHGAQGSVGVVARYARALDYHDWMGERLRALAAFVEEIGPAGTRTLWYVDTGPILERELAERAGVGFVGKHTNLISRRWGNWLLLGEVLTTWALPPDQPEHNRCGRCTRCMEACPTGAIVAPFQLDARLCISYLTIELRGPIPVELRPAIGNRIFGCDDCLAVCPWNRFAREGRLMRQYGRPELGSMDLTSLLELDEPGFRRLFGQTPIARARYSGFRRNVCVALGNVGGPECRPALERAAQDADPLVAEHARWALARLRERGL, from the coding sequence ATGCCTTTCGACTCCATACCCGGGCCCGGGCCTGAGCCGTTGGCGCAGCGGCTCCGGACGGAGGTGCAGTCGGGAGCGGCGGTCCTCCCGGTGGACCCGGAAGGGCACGCGGCGCGGGAGCGGATTCGGTCCCGTGCGCTCGAGCTGGGTTTTGACGAATGCCGGTTTACCACGGCGGATCCGCCGGCCCGGGGCCCGTTTTTGGAGCGCTGGCTGGCCGAGGGGCGGCACGGCCGGATGCAGTGGCTGGCCCGTCGGGTGGAACGCCGCACCGACCCGCGCAAGGTGCTGCCGGGGGCGTCAACGCTCGTTATGGTCGCGGTCAGCTACGGTCAGCCGGAAGGTTTCGAGCACGGCGCGCAGGGCTCCGTAGGAGTGGTGGCCCGATACGCCCGTGCGCTGGATTATCACGATTGGATGGGCGAACGGCTGCGTGCGCTGGCGGCGTTTGTGGAAGAAATCGGACCCGCCGGCACGCGCACCCTGTGGTACGTGGACACCGGTCCGATTTTGGAACGTGAACTGGCCGAGCGGGCGGGTGTGGGGTTTGTGGGCAAGCACACGAACCTGATCAGTCGTCGGTGGGGCAACTGGTTGCTGCTGGGCGAGGTGTTGACCACCTGGGCCCTGCCGCCGGACCAGCCCGAGCACAACCGTTGTGGCCGATGCACGCGCTGTATGGAGGCCTGTCCCACGGGCGCCATTGTGGCTCCCTTTCAACTCGATGCGCGTCTTTGCATTTCCTATCTGACGATCGAACTGCGGGGACCGATCCCCGTGGAGTTGCGGCCTGCGATTGGGAACCGGATTTTCGGATGTGACGATTGCCTTGCGGTTTGTCCGTGGAACCGGTTCGCCCGTGAGGGTCGGCTGATGCGGCAGTACGGGCGACCGGAGCTCGGGAGCATGGACTTGACCTCGTTGCTGGAACTGGATGAACCGGGGTTTCGGAGGCTTTTTGGGCAGACGCCCATCGCACGCGCGAGGTATTCAGGATTCCGGAGGAACGTTTGTGTGGCGCTGGGCAACGTGGGCGGACCCGAATGCCGTCCGGCATTGGAAAGGGCGGCGCAAGATGCGGATCCGCTGGTGGCCGAACATGCGCGATGGGCCCTGGCCCGGCTTCGTGAGCGCGGCCTTTAG